A stretch of Campylobacter showae DNA encodes these proteins:
- a CDS encoding heat shock protein transcriptional repressor HspR, with amino-acid sequence MKQYEEPVYLISVVAKVLSIHPQTLRQYEREGLLEPSRTEGKMRLYSEKDMDRIKMILRLTRDLGVNLAGVDIILQLKEQIEQSEVMIRQMKEDLAKMEQGGVPSKKALVKRKNSFDLIFYDDKN; translated from the coding sequence ATGAAACAATACGAAGAACCGGTCTACCTAATAAGCGTCGTAGCCAAGGTGCTCTCCATACATCCGCAGACGCTTCGCCAATACGAGCGCGAGGGGCTGCTAGAGCCATCAAGAACCGAGGGCAAGATGCGCCTTTATTCCGAAAAAGACATGGACCGTATCAAGATGATACTGCGTCTAACGCGCGATCTGGGCGTAAATTTAGCGGGCGTGGACATAATCTTGCAGTTAAAAGAGCAGATCGAGCAGTCTGAAGTCATGATAAGGCAGATGAAAGAGGATCTAGCCAAAATGGAGCAGGGCGGCGTGCCGTCTAAAAAGGCTCTGGTAAAGCGCAAAAATAGCTTTGATCTCATCTTTTACGATGATAAAAATTAA
- a CDS encoding DnaJ family protein → MSNSLYETLGVSEKATGDEIKKAYRRLARKYHPDINKDPGAEDKFKEINAAYEILSDEKKRAQYDRHGDAMFGGQNFHDFASSSGMGNLDEILKNIFGGGGFSGFSSRSGFSGFRQTGGFSGFEDDEDLDSRAKVTIPFDVAVKGGEHSINFNGENIKIKIPNGINDGEKLRIKGKGSGGRGDLILTVNIAPSDEYERDGDDLYKDVLIPLKTMMFGGKIDVKTPKKDVTIKIAENSKSGQKIRLKGYGVQNRKSGIFGDLYLRARVSLPDVNALDGELAELMKQKLPEA, encoded by the coding sequence ATGAGCAATAGTCTTTACGAAACGTTAGGGGTGTCGGAAAAAGCCACCGGCGACGAGATCAAAAAGGCCTATCGCAGGCTGGCTCGCAAGTATCATCCAGATATCAACAAAGACCCGGGTGCGGAGGATAAATTTAAAGAGATAAATGCCGCGTATGAAATTTTAAGCGACGAAAAAAAGCGTGCGCAGTACGACAGGCACGGTGACGCGATGTTCGGTGGGCAAAATTTCCATGACTTTGCGAGCAGCTCAGGCATGGGAAATTTGGACGAAATTTTAAAAAATATCTTCGGCGGAGGCGGCTTTAGCGGATTTTCTAGCAGGAGCGGCTTTAGCGGTTTTAGACAGACTGGCGGATTTAGCGGCTTTGAGGACGATGAGGATCTGGACTCGCGAGCGAAGGTAACTATACCGTTTGACGTAGCCGTAAAGGGCGGCGAGCACTCGATAAATTTTAACGGCGAAAACATCAAAATAAAAATCCCAAACGGAATCAATGACGGCGAAAAGCTACGCATAAAAGGCAAAGGTAGCGGCGGTCGCGGAGATCTGATACTAACCGTAAATATCGCGCCTAGCGACGAGTACGAAAGAGACGGAGACGATCTATATAAAGACGTGCTAATCCCGCTAAAAACGATGATGTTTGGCGGTAAGATAGACGTAAAAACGCCTAAAAAAGACGTAACGATAAAAATCGCCGAAAACTCAAAATCGGGGCAAAAAATCAGGCTCAAAGGGTACGGCGTGCAAAATAGAAAAAGCGGGATATTCGGCGATCTGTACTTGAGGGCGCGCGTGTCTTTGCCGGACGTAAATGCCCTAGACGGCGAGCTAGCCGAACTCATGAAGCAAAAACTCCCGGAGGCATAA
- a CDS encoding Do family serine endopeptidase — translation MKKIMILSLATSCAIFAASINFNEPAEDFTRVNPEFNKNVVLSYNSSIADAKKSVVNISTTKTVSSNVADMNDMFSDPFFKDFFGFQFNIPQEKQKSSSLGSGVVISSDGYIVTNNHVVEDSDEIVVTLLDSDKEYKAKIIGTDPKTDLAIIKIDAKELKAIPFADSAKLMEGDIVFAIGNPFGVGGSITQGIVSGLNKDNIGLNQYENFIQTDASINPGNSGGALVDSRGYLVGINSAILSRSGGNNGIGFAIPSNMTKDIAKKLIEDGKIERGYIGVMIANLNEEQKEIYKNKEGALISSVESGLPADVAGLKRGDLVIKIDDKEIKNANDLKNIIGSLAPNKEITLTYERSGKIETAKIKLANANAKSSTPVTKGGTAIDGLSVTAIDDNARYKYRLAPDAAGILVTDVKTGSNAEKIGFEKGDIIIQIAEENIKNMDDFNKALASTKGKKTLVWVNRGGLFQGLVIK, via the coding sequence ATGAAAAAGATAATGATATTATCTTTGGCTACTTCTTGCGCGATCTTTGCCGCAAGCATAAACTTTAACGAACCCGCAGAGGATTTTACTAGAGTAAATCCGGAATTTAACAAAAACGTCGTCCTGTCCTACAACAGCTCTATCGCCGACGCTAAAAAATCGGTCGTAAATATCTCCACCACAAAAACCGTCAGCAGCAACGTAGCAGATATGAACGATATGTTTAGCGATCCGTTTTTTAAGGACTTTTTCGGATTTCAGTTTAACATCCCTCAAGAAAAACAAAAAAGTAGCTCGCTAGGATCTGGCGTCGTCATATCTAGCGACGGCTATATCGTGACAAATAACCACGTCGTAGAAGATAGCGACGAGATCGTAGTTACGCTGCTAGATAGCGACAAAGAGTACAAGGCTAAAATCATCGGCACCGACCCTAAAACAGACCTAGCCATCATCAAAATAGACGCCAAAGAGCTAAAAGCCATACCGTTTGCCGACTCGGCTAAACTGATGGAGGGCGATATAGTATTTGCCATCGGAAATCCGTTCGGCGTAGGCGGCAGCATCACTCAGGGCATAGTTTCAGGCCTAAATAAAGACAATATCGGTCTAAATCAATACGAAAATTTCATCCAGACAGACGCCTCGATAAACCCAGGCAACTCGGGTGGCGCGCTAGTAGATAGCCGCGGCTATTTAGTAGGCATAAACTCAGCCATACTTAGCCGCAGCGGCGGAAACAACGGCATCGGCTTTGCCATCCCGTCAAATATGACTAAAGATATCGCCAAAAAACTCATCGAAGACGGCAAAATCGAGCGCGGATATATCGGCGTGATGATAGCAAATCTAAACGAAGAGCAAAAAGAGATATACAAAAACAAAGAAGGCGCGCTCATTAGTAGCGTAGAAAGTGGCCTTCCTGCGGATGTCGCGGGACTAAAACGAGGCGATCTGGTCATCAAAATCGACGATAAAGAGATCAAAAACGCAAATGATCTCAAAAACATCATCGGCTCGCTAGCTCCAAATAAAGAGATCACGCTAACCTACGAACGCTCCGGCAAAATCGAAACCGCCAAGATAAAACTAGCTAATGCCAACGCAAAATCAAGCACCCCTGTGACAAAAGGCGGTACGGCAATCGATGGTCTTAGCGTTACGGCTATCGACGATAACGCAAGATACAAATACCGCCTAGCTCCAGATGCTGCCGGTATACTGGTAACGGATGTAAAAACTGGCTCAAATGCCGAAAAAATCGGTTTTGAAAAAGGCGATATCATCATCCAGATTGCCGAGGAAAATATCAAAAACATGGATGACTTTAACAAGGCCCTAGCAAGCACGAAGGGCAAAAAGACCCTCGTTTGGGTTAATCGCGGCGGACTTTTCCAGGGTCTTGTTATAAAATAA
- a CDS encoding response regulator transcription factor → MIKILMIEDDLELAEILTEFLAKSDMSVTTAEEPYIGLSTLNVEKFDLVILDLTLPGLDGLEVCKEIRKRHDVPIIISSARHDITDKVNALDNGADDYLPKPYDPQELLARIKSHLRRQSTVAGTNLSGVKEPAREKDIAVDDFKHVITLKGEPLNLTAAEYDILKYMLQKEGGAITREEFIYNCASISEDSTNKSIDVIIGRIRGKLGDDPKEPKYIHAIRGIGYKLMQ, encoded by the coding sequence ATGATAAAAATTCTGATGATAGAAGATGACCTGGAGCTGGCGGAAATTTTGACCGAGTTTTTAGCAAAAAGCGATATGAGCGTAACGACGGCGGAGGAGCCGTATATCGGGCTCTCGACGCTAAACGTAGAAAAATTTGACCTCGTGATCTTAGATCTCACGCTGCCGGGACTTGACGGCCTAGAAGTATGCAAAGAGATCCGCAAGCGCCACGACGTGCCCATCATCATCTCAAGCGCGCGCCACGACATCACCGACAAAGTAAACGCCCTAGATAACGGCGCAGACGACTATCTGCCAAAGCCTTACGACCCGCAGGAACTACTTGCTCGTATCAAAAGCCATCTGCGCCGCCAAAGCACTGTAGCGGGCACAAATTTAAGCGGCGTAAAAGAACCTGCGCGCGAGAAAGATATCGCAGTAGATGATTTTAAACACGTCATCACTCTAAAAGGCGAGCCGTTAAATTTGACCGCAGCCGAGTACGACATCCTAAAATATATGCTGCAAAAAGAAGGCGGCGCCATCACGCGCGAGGAGTTCATCTACAACTGCGCGAGCATCAGCGAGGACTCAACAAACAAGAGCATAGACGTCATTATCGGCCGCATCAGAGGCAAGCTAGGCGACGACCCCAAAGAGCCAAAATACATCCACGCCATCCGCGGCATCGGCTATAAGCTCATGCAGTAA
- a CDS encoding ArsS family sensor histidine kinase, producing MKRSSVFYTITFIFALALTSIFLAFLWLMDYDKQNYARELNAKYSTIARNQLFLMSGIINEKEYERQTGDFKIPEITNEQQKEEILANATVLEEISADIGSSAIMIYQNHHYLKVQHVDKILLLKDNDYQPYRYDIIKIIFLLVAIILLAAYVFVIRKLKPLRKLKRQIAKFAAGEIEEVQNVSSGNDEISEVAEAFYDAVSQIKSLNASRKLFLRNIMHELKTPITKGRLAAEMIEKSKNQERLVSVFIKLENLINEFAAVEQVTSNIALNNTKICRIDDVIDEALDIAMVDPGQVTISKLEDVNLNADFKLLAIAAKNMIDNALKYSPNKHVNITITRESIKFINEGERLSKELCHYVEPFTKGESAQKSFGLGLYIVENIIKAHKLTLSYEYKNGLNVFSFENLQNIAA from the coding sequence ATGAAACGCTCATCGGTTTTTTACACTATCACTTTTATCTTCGCGCTTGCGCTTACGAGCATCTTTCTCGCGTTTTTGTGGCTGATGGACTACGACAAGCAAAACTACGCGCGCGAGCTAAACGCCAAGTACTCCACGATCGCTAGAAACCAGCTCTTTTTGATGAGCGGTATCATAAACGAAAAAGAGTACGAGCGTCAAACGGGCGACTTTAAGATACCTGAGATCACAAACGAACAGCAAAAAGAAGAGATCCTAGCAAACGCAACCGTGCTTGAGGAGATATCCGCAGACATCGGTTCTAGCGCCATCATGATCTATCAAAATCACCACTATCTAAAAGTCCAGCACGTAGATAAAATCCTGCTTTTAAAGGATAACGACTACCAGCCATACCGCTACGACATCATCAAGATTATCTTTTTGCTAGTCGCAATCATACTTCTTGCCGCTTACGTTTTTGTTATCAGAAAGCTAAAACCGCTAAGAAAACTAAAGCGCCAGATAGCTAAATTTGCCGCGGGCGAGATCGAAGAAGTGCAAAACGTAAGTAGCGGTAACGACGAAATTTCCGAAGTTGCGGAGGCGTTTTATGACGCAGTGTCCCAGATCAAAAGCTTAAACGCATCGCGCAAGCTGTTTTTAAGAAACATAATGCACGAACTAAAAACCCCGATCACCAAAGGTCGCCTAGCTGCCGAAATGATCGAAAAAAGCAAAAACCAGGAGCGGCTAGTATCTGTGTTTATAAAACTCGAAAATCTCATAAACGAATTTGCCGCCGTCGAGCAAGTCACGTCAAACATCGCACTAAATAACACTAAAATTTGCCGTATCGACGACGTCATCGACGAGGCTCTGGATATCGCGATGGTAGATCCGGGGCAAGTCACGATCAGCAAGCTAGAGGACGTGAACCTAAATGCGGACTTTAAACTGCTAGCTATCGCCGCAAAAAATATGATCGATAACGCTCTAAAATACTCTCCAAACAAGCACGTAAATATAACTATCACGCGCGAGTCGATCAAATTTATCAACGAAGGCGAGCGGCTGTCAAAGGAACTGTGCCACTACGTCGAGCCTTTTACCAAGGGCGAAAGCGCGCAAAAGAGCTTTGGTCTGGGGCTCTACATCGTCGAAAATATAATCAAAGCCCATAAGCTAACTCTAAGCTACGAGTACAAAAACGGGCTAAACGTGTTTAGCTTTGAAAATCTGCAAAATATTGCGGCGTAG